A window of the Anaerolineae bacterium genome harbors these coding sequences:
- a CDS encoding putative methyltransferase, producing MNFDEKARQWDLNPIRHERARAVADAIRRQIPLHRRMTALEYGCGTGLLSFELCNELGNITLADRSAGMLEVLDEKIAAAQVTHLTPVQLDLLTDPLPTRRFDLIYSLMTLHHIPDTRRILSCFHQLLLPGGYLCIADLDREDGSFHKEPFEGHFGFDRQALGRLTVAVGFEVLGFETVYEMVKMVDDQPRAYPIFLMTARRP from the coding sequence ATGAACTTCGATGAGAAAGCCCGTCAGTGGGACCTGAATCCGATTCGCCATGAACGGGCGCGGGCAGTGGCAGACGCCATCCGCCGCCAGATTCCCCTGCACCGCCGCATGACGGCTCTCGAGTACGGCTGTGGCACCGGCTTGCTCAGCTTCGAACTGTGCAACGAGTTGGGCAACATCACGCTTGCCGATCGTTCGGCGGGGATGCTCGAAGTGCTGGATGAGAAAATCGCCGCGGCTCAGGTCACCCATCTCACCCCCGTCCAGCTCGATTTGTTGACCGACCCCCTTCCCACGCGGCGATTCGATCTGATCTACAGCCTGATGACCCTGCATCACATCCCCGATACACGGCGCATTTTGAGTTGCTTCCACCAGCTATTGCTCCCCGGCGGCTATCTCTGCATTGCCGACCTCGACCGGGAAGATGGCAGTTTCCACAAAGAACCCTTTGAAGGGCATTTTGGTTTTGACCGCCAGGCACTTGGAAGGCTGACAGTGGCGGTGGGCTTTGAAGTTTTGGGCTTCGAGACGGTCTATGAGATGGTAAAGATGGTTGACGATCAACCGCGTGCTTATCCCATCTTCCTGATGACCGCTCGCAGACCATGA
- a CDS encoding DNA polymerase III delta subunit yields the protein MSASKPIVYLLQAEDEFSARQFIAAMEKRLGAEGMADLNLQRLDGRQITLETLREVALAIPFLAGRRCVIVENPLALANNENAQTKFLSLLEQVPPSTALVLVENGLLTDPRAYEQGKRHWLERWAEEHPERAYVRQFRLRRGMEMTRWILERARQLGGEFSHPAAERLSEIVVEDSRLAEMEIQKLLAYVNFERPVEIGDVDQLCPYAERVENFALANALRQGDGRKALKVLRSMLNEQDAVMIFFSVVHQFRQILLAKLALEEGQTPAEAVESLGRLRIAPYPARLAIEQAQKFSLSGLRALYQRLLKIDLAIKSGEVEPEVALETLIATLTLRQLAD from the coding sequence GTGAGTGCTTCGAAACCGATCGTTTATCTCTTGCAGGCCGAAGACGAGTTCAGCGCCAGGCAGTTCATCGCCGCCATGGAAAAACGGCTCGGCGCAGAAGGTATGGCAGATCTCAATCTCCAACGCCTGGACGGCAGGCAGATCACCCTGGAAACCTTACGCGAAGTCGCCCTGGCGATCCCCTTCCTCGCCGGGCGGCGGTGTGTGATCGTTGAAAATCCCCTGGCGCTGGCAAACAATGAGAACGCCCAGACGAAATTCCTCAGCCTGCTCGAACAGGTTCCTCCTTCGACGGCATTGGTGCTGGTGGAGAACGGTCTGCTCACCGATCCGCGCGCTTATGAGCAAGGCAAGCGACACTGGTTGGAGCGTTGGGCGGAGGAACATCCCGAGCGGGCGTATGTGCGCCAGTTTCGACTGCGCCGCGGGATGGAGATGACGCGCTGGATTCTGGAGCGCGCCAGGCAACTGGGAGGTGAATTTTCGCACCCGGCAGCCGAACGTTTATCCGAGATCGTTGTCGAGGATAGCCGTCTGGCAGAGATGGAAATCCAGAAATTGCTTGCCTATGTCAATTTTGAACGCCCGGTAGAGATCGGCGATGTCGATCAACTCTGTCCGTATGCCGAAAGGGTGGAAAACTTCGCCCTCGCGAACGCCCTCCGCCAGGGGGATGGGCGCAAGGCGCTCAAAGTACTGCGTTCGATGCTCAACGAACAGGATGCGGTAATGATCTTCTTCAGCGTGGTGCATCAGTTCCGCCAGATCTTGCTGGCAAAACTGGCGCTGGAAGAAGGGCAAACGCCAGCCGAAGCGGTGGAAAGCCTGGGGCGTCTGCGCATTGCTCCCTATCCGGCGCGGCTGGCAATCGAACAGGCCCAAAAGTTCTCCCTCTCGGGCTTGCGCGCTCTCTACCAACGCCTGCTGAAAATCGATCTCGCCATCAAAAGCGGTGAGGTGGAGCCAGAGGTAGCCCTGGAAACCCTGATTGCCACCCTCACCCTTCGCCAGCTTGCCGATTAA
- a CDS encoding putative ABC transporter ATP-binding protein, protein MDEVIRAEGLTKRFGDFTAVDHVSFTVQRGEVVGYLGPNGSGKTTTIRMLLGLLLPSEGSAQVLGYDIRRQSEAIRRECGYMSQKFSLYHELTVEENLRFYAGVYGVRNEAQIQDALARVELTAQRRTRVSDLSTGWKQRLALAIAIVHHPQLLFLDEPTSGVDPTARRAFWDLIYELVNEGVTALVTTHYMDEAEYCGRVGIMREGKLLALDTPAQLKKEVLPGLAYDVFATPLIDALSFLEASGLPLRVGLSGDHLRVILPREVAPDRLLQELQQAGFGAARLQAIEASLEDVFLALSGA, encoded by the coding sequence GTGGATGAAGTCATTCGAGCGGAGGGATTGACCAAACGCTTTGGCGATTTCACTGCCGTCGATCACGTCAGTTTCACCGTGCAGCGCGGGGAGGTCGTCGGCTATCTTGGCCCGAACGGCAGCGGCAAAACCACCACGATCCGCATGTTGTTGGGATTGCTCCTGCCCAGCGAAGGCAGCGCCCAGGTGCTGGGTTACGACATCCGTCGCCAATCTGAAGCCATCCGCCGTGAATGTGGGTATATGTCGCAAAAATTTTCGCTTTACCATGAACTGACCGTTGAAGAAAACCTGCGCTTTTACGCCGGGGTTTATGGCGTGCGTAACGAGGCTCAGATTCAGGACGCCCTGGCGCGGGTGGAGTTGACCGCTCAGCGGCGCACAAGGGTCAGCGATCTATCAACTGGCTGGAAACAACGGCTTGCCCTCGCCATTGCCATTGTCCATCATCCTCAACTGCTCTTTCTGGATGAACCGACCAGCGGAGTTGATCCAACCGCGCGGCGTGCCTTTTGGGATTTGATCTATGAACTGGTCAACGAGGGAGTAACGGCGCTGGTCACCACCCATTATATGGATGAAGCCGAGTACTGTGGCAGAGTAGGGATCATGCGCGAGGGAAAACTACTGGCGCTGGATACACCTGCGCAGTTGAAAAAAGAAGTCCTGCCCGGTCTGGCGTATGATGTTTTTGCTACCCCGTTAATCGATGCCCTGTCCTTTTTGGAGGCCTCGGGGCTGCCGCTGCGAGTTGGTTTGAGCGGTGATCATCTGCGGGTGATCTTGCCCAGAGAGGTGGCGCCAGACCGCCTGCTCCAGGAATTGCAACAGGCAGGCTTTGGCGCGGCGCGCCTGCAGGCAATCGAAGCCAGCCTGGAGGATGTGTTTCTGGCGCTATCCGGGGCGTAA
- a CDS encoding ABC-type MDR transport system, ATPase component, protein MAQPTPPLEGTTPNDKIALIEASEITKRFGSLCAVDQVTITVKQGEIVGLVGPDGAGKTTTLRLICGAMKLDGGWIRVGGYDIQRQTEQARAQIGYLPQRFSLYEELTVMENIRFFAEARGVRREEWLPRCLNILEFVGLVDFKDRLAGKLSGGMKQKLGLAAALVHSPHVILLDEPTTGVDPVTRQDFWQLIIRLAAQEQTAILVSTPYMDEASRCHRVHFMRQGKILIEGTPASLRAGLTGSILEVSGEPLPLLRQLALQEPGVFNAQRFGDRLHLRVSAEEREQIAARLQARAVQAGGNITTLRPIEAQLEDVFIALLEEKSRG, encoded by the coding sequence ATGGCTCAACCCACGCCTCCATTAGAAGGAACGACACCGAACGACAAAATAGCGCTCATCGAGGCAAGCGAGATCACCAAACGCTTTGGCAGCCTTTGCGCGGTGGATCAGGTAACGATCACGGTGAAGCAAGGGGAGATCGTCGGTCTGGTTGGTCCGGATGGAGCGGGAAAGACGACCACATTACGCCTGATTTGTGGAGCAATGAAATTAGACGGCGGCTGGATTCGAGTGGGTGGCTACGACATTCAACGCCAGACAGAACAGGCGCGGGCACAGATCGGATATCTGCCGCAGCGCTTTTCTCTTTACGAAGAATTGACCGTGATGGAGAATATCCGTTTCTTTGCCGAAGCGCGCGGCGTGCGGCGCGAAGAGTGGTTGCCGCGCTGCCTGAACATCCTGGAATTTGTCGGTCTGGTGGACTTCAAAGATCGCCTGGCTGGCAAACTCTCGGGCGGGATGAAACAAAAGCTCGGTCTGGCAGCCGCGTTGGTGCATTCACCGCACGTCATCCTGTTGGACGAACCCACCACTGGCGTAGACCCGGTGACCCGTCAGGATTTCTGGCAACTGATCATCCGCCTGGCAGCGCAGGAGCAAACGGCTATCCTGGTCAGCACACCTTACATGGACGAAGCCTCACGTTGCCATCGCGTCCATTTCATGCGTCAGGGAAAGATCTTAATCGAAGGCACACCAGCCAGTCTGCGGGCAGGCTTGACCGGCAGTATCCTCGAAGTGAGCGGAGAACCGTTACCTCTCCTGCGCCAACTTGCTTTGCAAGAGCCGGGCGTGTTCAACGCCCAACGTTTCGGAGACCGTCTGCACCTGCGGGTGTCGGCAGAAGAGCGGGAGCAGATTGCTGCCCGTTTGCAAGCGCGCGCCGTTCAGGCTGGAGGCAATATCACAACTCTCCGCCCCATCGAAGCCCAACTGGAAGATGTGTTCATCGCCCTCCTGGAGGAAAAGAGCCGTGGATGA
- a CDS encoding HlyD family secretion protein gives MAHQKRWILPILLVILFSSYGVYAWLRQRSLGVNGALKASGTVETVEVNLAAEISGKVSEVWVEEGQTVQAGEALFRLDDALLSSQHQRALAALEAARAGLKAAESGVQAARANLSLAQANLELAQTQYRIAIETARKSDERAREKAWRESVPYQFNLPVWYFEKSEQIAALEKEVETARQAVEDAHAAYRALLEEAGYEQFLQAEDRLAVARVAFEIAEETLDRAEAANEDDEEEDEEDRSTVSNNEDEHADQTTFETAEQALEDAAQEVYDQAKAELEAAQKEYLNLLKEVKLSKAIIEARARWMVAIELYELAQDRLVAQYRGGDSLQILAAESSLKQAQAALEQAQTGVSQAEAKLEQAQAAVAQAQAEVNLIETQLAKLTVYAPLNGVVLSRAIEVGEVVQAGATAIVLGNLDELTVTVYVPEDQYGQIHLGMTAVVTADSFPGERFQAVVKRISDQAEFTPRNVQTEEGRRTTVFAIELQLSNPQGKLKPGMPVDVRFVP, from the coding sequence ATGGCTCATCAAAAACGTTGGATCCTCCCCATCCTTCTTGTCATCCTTTTCAGCAGTTATGGCGTCTATGCCTGGTTGCGCCAGCGCTCGCTGGGGGTGAATGGGGCTTTGAAAGCCTCTGGGACGGTGGAAACGGTTGAAGTCAATCTGGCTGCGGAAATCTCCGGCAAGGTCAGCGAGGTTTGGGTAGAAGAAGGTCAGACGGTACAGGCTGGCGAAGCCCTGTTTCGCCTGGATGACGCCCTCCTTTCTTCCCAGCACCAGCGCGCCTTAGCCGCTCTGGAGGCTGCCAGGGCTGGTTTGAAGGCAGCCGAGAGCGGTGTCCAGGCTGCCCGGGCAAATCTATCCCTTGCCCAGGCAAATCTCGAACTCGCCCAAACCCAGTACCGGATTGCGATTGAGACGGCGCGTAAAAGCGATGAACGCGCCCGCGAGAAAGCCTGGCGGGAGAGCGTCCCTTACCAGTTCAATTTGCCGGTCTGGTATTTTGAGAAAAGCGAACAAATCGCTGCGCTCGAAAAAGAGGTCGAGACTGCCCGGCAGGCTGTGGAGGATGCCCACGCCGCCTATCGCGCCCTCTTAGAAGAGGCAGGTTACGAACAGTTCTTGCAGGCAGAAGATCGGCTTGCCGTAGCCCGAGTTGCCTTTGAGATCGCCGAAGAGACCCTCGACCGTGCCGAAGCTGCCAATGAGGACGATGAAGAAGAAGATGAGGAAGACCGCTCAACTGTTAGCAACAACGAAGACGAGCACGCCGATCAAACGACTTTTGAAACTGCCGAGCAAGCCCTGGAAGACGCCGCCCAGGAAGTTTACGATCAAGCCAAAGCCGAACTGGAGGCAGCTCAGAAGGAATATCTCAACCTGCTCAAAGAGGTCAAACTTTCCAAAGCGATTATCGAGGCGCGTGCCCGCTGGATGGTGGCGATTGAGCTGTATGAACTCGCCCAGGATCGGCTGGTGGCGCAATACCGCGGCGGCGATTCGTTGCAAATTCTGGCAGCAGAGAGCAGCCTCAAACAGGCTCAGGCAGCCCTGGAACAGGCGCAAACTGGCGTCTCGCAAGCCGAAGCGAAACTGGAACAAGCCCAGGCTGCCGTTGCCCAGGCTCAGGCGGAAGTCAATCTCATTGAAACCCAGCTTGCCAAACTGACCGTCTATGCCCCGCTGAACGGGGTGGTGCTCAGCCGGGCGATTGAGGTCGGCGAGGTGGTGCAAGCCGGCGCTACTGCCATTGTGCTGGGCAACCTGGATGAATTGACCGTCACCGTTTACGTCCCCGAAGATCAGTATGGGCAGATTCATCTGGGGATGACGGCAGTCGTCACAGCCGATTCCTTCCCCGGCGAGCGCTTTCAGGCTGTGGTAAAGAGGATCAGCGATCAGGCTGAATTTACCCCCCGCAACGTCCAAACCGAAGAAGGTCGCCGCACGACTGTCTTTGCCATCGAACTGCAATTGAGTAACCCACAGGGCAAACTAAAACCCGGTATGCCGGTGGATGTACGCTTCGTTCCATAA
- a CDS encoding Multidrug ABC transporter permease has protein sequence MINSRLIALIRKEFIQIRRDPRTLALIIIIPIMQLFLLGYAATNDVRNVPLAVLDRDHSSAARRLLDAYRAADYFRIDHVVDSEGELRDLIDRGVVRAGLIIPPDYGKKLHSGEQASVAFVLDGSDPTVASTALSAAQLIGQAHATTILTERTQRQGYSNQLQSPLEVRTQVWYNPDLVSAYFMIPGVIGMILYALTSILTATAIVRERERGTIEQLIVTPIRPLELVIGKLFPYVVLAIINAIEVLVLGAWWFDVPVRGDLGLILALSGLFLLSSLGIGLFGSTIANTQQEAMLTVWMTLLPSIFLSGFFFPLEAMPKVLQWISYFFPLRYYLVIIRALLLKGVELSVLREQVLALTIFGAVLMGAAARRFRKRLD, from the coding sequence ATGATCAATTCGCGCTTGATTGCCCTGATTCGAAAAGAATTTATCCAGATTCGTCGTGATCCGCGCACGCTGGCATTGATCATCATCATCCCCATTATGCAACTTTTCTTGCTTGGCTATGCGGCGACCAATGACGTGCGCAATGTCCCTCTGGCGGTTCTTGATCGGGATCACAGTTCGGCTGCCCGCCGTTTGCTGGATGCCTATCGCGCCGCAGATTATTTCCGCATTGACCACGTTGTCGACTCGGAGGGCGAATTGCGCGATCTGATCGATCGCGGCGTTGTGCGGGCTGGTTTGATCATCCCGCCGGACTATGGCAAAAAGCTGCACAGCGGTGAACAGGCAAGCGTCGCCTTTGTCCTGGATGGCAGCGATCCCACTGTCGCCTCGACCGCTCTATCCGCCGCTCAATTGATCGGACAAGCCCATGCCACAACCATCCTGACGGAACGCACCCAACGCCAGGGGTATAGCAACCAGCTCCAATCCCCACTGGAAGTCCGCACGCAGGTGTGGTACAACCCCGATCTGGTCAGCGCCTATTTCATGATCCCGGGCGTGATCGGGATGATCTTATACGCTCTGACCTCGATTCTCACCGCTACGGCAATTGTGCGCGAACGCGAGCGCGGCACAATCGAACAATTGATCGTCACTCCCATCCGTCCCCTTGAACTGGTGATTGGAAAGCTCTTCCCTTATGTCGTGCTGGCGATCATCAACGCCATTGAGGTTTTGGTTTTGGGAGCCTGGTGGTTCGATGTGCCGGTGCGGGGCGATCTCGGCTTGATTCTGGCGCTTTCGGGTCTCTTTCTGCTTTCCAGCCTGGGCATCGGTCTGTTTGGTTCTACCATTGCCAACACGCAACAGGAAGCCATGTTGACCGTCTGGATGACCTTGCTTCCCAGCATTTTCCTTTCGGGTTTTTTCTTTCCCCTCGAAGCGATGCCCAAAGTGTTGCAATGGATCTCGTATTTCTTTCCCTTACGGTACTATCTGGTCATCATTCGCGCCCTGCTCCTCAAAGGGGTTGAATTGAGTGTTTTGAGAGAGCAGGTGCTCGCTTTGACCATCTTTGGAGCGGTGTTGATGGGTGCTGCAGCCCGCCGCTTTCGCAAGCGATTGGATTAA
- a CDS encoding Transcriptional regulator, TetR family, producing MAERLSRGESTSEAILQAAYRLFIQNGYHGTSMRQIAQAANLAVASIYNHFQNKEQIFVAVLERYHPIFEILPRLAQMQAPDIPDFVHRAAQFIAAHLDQRHDFLNLFFIELVEFRAAHIPRLLEKNEPMLTAFIQNFVARNSNLRPFAPFVLARAFLGMFFAYYVTRFIAGNNPTLGGDAHVLDDFVDIFLHGILAEEKSA from the coding sequence ATGGCTGAAAGGCTCTCGCGCGGCGAGTCCACTTCTGAGGCAATTTTACAGGCTGCCTATCGGTTGTTCATCCAGAACGGTTACCACGGCACCTCCATGCGCCAGATCGCTCAGGCTGCCAACCTGGCTGTCGCCAGCATTTACAATCACTTTCAAAACAAAGAGCAAATCTTCGTTGCCGTCTTAGAACGCTACCACCCGATCTTTGAAATTTTACCCAGGCTGGCGCAGATGCAGGCTCCCGATATCCCTGATTTTGTCCATCGCGCCGCTCAATTTATCGCTGCTCATTTAGATCAACGGCACGATTTCCTCAATCTCTTTTTCATCGAACTGGTTGAATTTCGCGCCGCTCACATCCCGCGCTTGCTGGAAAAGAACGAACCGATGTTAACTGCTTTCATCCAAAATTTCGTTGCCAGAAATAGCAACCTCCGTCCCTTTGCTCCCTTTGTCTTGGCCAGGGCTTTCCTGGGGATGTTTTTTGCCTATTATGTTACCCGCTTTATCGCCGGCAACAATCCAACCCTGGGCGGCGATGCCCATGTCCTGGATGATTTTGTCGATATTTTCCTGCACGGTATTCTGGCGGAGGAGAAGTCAGCATGA
- a CDS encoding sarcosine oxidase subunit beta, with protein MSVPVYDVIVIGAGSVGTPLAWQLAEAGLKTLVIDRFASVGQGSNKAAIGGIRATHSDIAKIRICLKSIEIFSTWKETYGDDIGWLQGGYAFVAYREQEEKTLKDLLVIQKQFGLDIEWYDRQDYLKIIPSLNPAGLIGGTFSPGDGSASPMLSALAFERRARQLGAEFHYRETVTGIRLEKGRVQGVTTDRGEYAAPLVVNAAGGWAKEVAAMVGVDVPVQPDSHEGGITEPVAPFLRPMVVDIRPLEPTPEMPGSANYYFYQHHTGQIIFCITPNPPILGTDTRETSIFLPQVARRMVNLMPRLRNIRVRRTWRGLYPMTPDGSPIVGEVEGVQGYVNAVGMCGQGFMLGPGLAVYLRRLLTQAVDEETQEILDKLSLYRQFAKAEKLK; from the coding sequence ATGAGCGTTCCCGTGTATGATGTGATTGTCATTGGAGCCGGCAGTGTTGGCACACCGCTGGCATGGCAACTTGCCGAAGCGGGCTTGAAAACCCTGGTGATCGACCGCTTTGCCAGTGTGGGACAGGGTTCCAACAAGGCTGCCATTGGCGGCATTCGCGCCACGCACTCCGATATTGCCAAAATTCGCATCTGCCTGAAGAGCATTGAGATTTTCTCCACCTGGAAAGAGACTTACGGCGATGATATCGGTTGGTTGCAAGGAGGGTACGCCTTTGTAGCCTATCGGGAGCAGGAGGAGAAGACCCTCAAAGACCTGCTGGTGATTCAAAAACAATTCGGGCTGGATATTGAGTGGTATGACCGCCAGGATTATCTAAAGATCATCCCCTCGCTCAACCCCGCAGGCTTGATCGGCGGCACTTTCTCGCCGGGCGATGGCAGCGCCTCCCCCATGCTTTCGGCGCTGGCTTTTGAGCGCCGCGCCCGGCAACTGGGAGCGGAGTTCCACTACCGTGAAACGGTCACCGGTATCCGCCTGGAAAAAGGGCGCGTGCAAGGGGTCACGACCGATCGGGGGGAATATGCAGCGCCGCTCGTGGTCAATGCGGCGGGCGGCTGGGCAAAAGAGGTGGCTGCGATGGTCGGGGTCGATGTGCCGGTGCAGCCCGATTCGCACGAAGGCGGCATCACCGAGCCGGTTGCGCCGTTCCTGCGCCCGATGGTGGTCGATATCCGCCCGCTCGAACCCACGCCCGAAATGCCTGGCTCGGCGAACTATTATTTCTACCAGCACCATACCGGGCAGATTATCTTTTGCATCACCCCCAACCCTCCGATTCTCGGCACCGATACGCGTGAGACGTCCATCTTCCTGCCTCAGGTTGCGCGGCGTATGGTCAACCTGATGCCTCGTTTGCGCAACATCCGCGTGCGGCGCACCTGGCGCGGTCTCTACCCCATGACCCCGGATGGCTCCCCCATTGTTGGGGAAGTGGAAGGCGTGCAGGGCTATGTGAATGCCGTTGGAATGTGTGGACAGGGCTTTATGCTGGGTCCTGGACTGGCGGTTTATTTGCGCAGGCTGCTCACCCAGGCGGTGGACGAGGAAACCCAGGAGATTTTGGACAAGCTGAGCCTCTATCGCCAGTTTGCCAAAGCCGAGAAATTGAAGTAG
- a CDS encoding Sarcosine oxidase alpha subunit: protein MSDYRIHSHPILPIPERKTISFTWQGKPLEGYADETIAAALFANGIRVFGYHPKDGSPQGIFCANGQCAQCTVIADGLAVKACMTLLRPGMKVEPLRGLPTLPEVPPAREFQPTRIVSTEVLIIGGGPAGLSAAIELGQRGIRTLIVDDKHRLGGKLVLQTHRFFGSINACYAGTRGIDIATRLENEVAQYPTVTTWLNTTAVAVFSDKRVGVVRSLIDEQGNSEYVLIEPQVLLVATGAREKSLTFKGNTLPGVYGAGAFQTLVNRDLVRASERLFIVGGGNVGLIAGYHALQAGIQVVGLVEALPECGGYKVHKDKLVRMGVPVYTSHTVVSANGKESVESVTIAKVDENWQPIPGTERTFECDTLLIAVGLDPVDEFYRKAREFGLVAYAAGDADEVAEASAAMFSGKIRGLEIARYLGKNGFEIPSEWFRTAEILKSRPGKVTQETIPEEEAVFPVLHCSQEIPCNPCTSVCSQGAIYIDPEDIRKVPDYIAKKLGVTCIACEKCVTICPGLAITLVDLRKEDDFAHVTIPYEFEKESLKAGDWVSVTDTAGNLLGEVEVIRTRIAKATDRTMLVKVRAPREIATRIAGIRVQEQWVSQPTEQWVERLEDDTIVCRCERVTLAEIKEVIRSGVRDMNEIKALTRAGMGACGGKTCSSIIKRAFRELGIQPAEVTENTLRPLFIEVPLGVFAGVKDE from the coding sequence ATGTCTGACTACCGCATCCATTCCCATCCCATCTTACCCATTCCCGAACGCAAAACCATTTCCTTCACCTGGCAAGGAAAACCCTTAGAAGGGTATGCCGATGAGACGATAGCCGCCGCCCTGTTTGCCAACGGCATTCGTGTTTTTGGTTATCATCCCAAAGATGGCTCGCCGCAAGGCATCTTTTGCGCCAACGGTCAATGCGCACAGTGCACGGTCATCGCCGATGGGCTGGCGGTCAAAGCCTGCATGACTTTGCTGCGACCGGGCATGAAGGTAGAACCATTACGCGGCTTGCCCACCTTACCCGAGGTTCCGCCAGCGCGGGAATTTCAGCCGACCCGCATCGTCTCTACCGAGGTCCTGATCATCGGCGGCGGTCCGGCCGGTTTATCGGCGGCCATCGAACTGGGGCAGCGCGGCATCCGCACCCTGATCGTGGACGACAAACATCGCCTGGGCGGCAAGCTGGTGTTGCAGACCCACCGCTTCTTTGGCTCGATCAACGCCTGCTATGCCGGCACGCGCGGCATTGACATCGCCACCCGCCTCGAAAACGAAGTGGCGCAATATCCGACCGTGACCACCTGGCTGAATACCACTGCGGTTGCGGTGTTCAGTGACAAACGGGTCGGCGTGGTGCGCTCTCTGATCGATGAACAGGGCAACAGCGAATACGTGCTGATCGAGCCGCAGGTGCTGCTGGTTGCCACCGGGGCGCGCGAGAAATCGCTCACCTTTAAAGGCAATACCCTGCCGGGTGTGTATGGGGCTGGGGCATTTCAGACCCTGGTCAACCGTGATCTGGTGCGCGCCTCGGAGCGTTTGTTCATTGTCGGCGGCGGCAATGTCGGCCTGATCGCCGGCTATCATGCCCTGCAAGCCGGCATTCAGGTTGTGGGGCTGGTCGAAGCACTGCCCGAATGCGGCGGTTATAAGGTGCACAAGGACAAACTGGTGCGCATGGGTGTGCCGGTTTACACCTCCCATACCGTTGTCAGCGCCAACGGTAAGGAGTCGGTTGAATCGGTGACCATCGCAAAGGTCGATGAAAACTGGCAGCCCATCCCCGGCACAGAGCGCACCTTCGAGTGTGATACCCTGTTGATCGCCGTGGGGCTTGATCCGGTGGACGAGTTTTACCGAAAAGCCAGAGAGTTCGGACTGGTGGCTTATGCGGCTGGCGATGCCGATGAAGTCGCCGAGGCTTCAGCAGCCATGTTCTCCGGCAAAATCCGCGGCCTGGAAATTGCCCGCTATCTGGGTAAAAACGGCTTTGAAATTCCCTCCGAATGGTTCCGCACCGCCGAAATTCTCAAGTCTCGTCCTGGCAAGGTGACCCAGGAAACCATCCCCGAAGAAGAAGCTGTTTTTCCGGTCTTGCACTGTTCGCAGGAAATCCCCTGCAACCCCTGCACTTCGGTCTGTTCGCAGGGCGCCATCTATATTGACCCCGAAGACATCCGCAAGGTGCCGGATTACATCGCCAAAAAGCTGGGGGTCACCTGTATTGCGTGTGAAAAATGCGTCACCATCTGTCCGGGTCTGGCGATCACGCTGGTGGATTTGCGCAAGGAAGACGATTTTGCTCACGTAACCATCCCGTATGAATTCGAGAAAGAAAGCCTCAAGGCGGGGGATTGGGTGAGCGTGACCGATACCGCCGGCAATCTGCTCGGCGAAGTCGAAGTGATCCGCACGCGCATCGCCAAAGCCACCGACCGCACCATGCTGGTCAAGGTACGCGCCCCGCGCGAAATCGCCACCCGCATCGCCGGCATCCGCGTGCAAGAGCAGTGGGTCAGTCAACCCACCGAGCAGTGGGTCGAACGTCTGGAAGATGACACCATCGTCTGCCGCTGCGAGCGGGTAACGCTGGCGGAGATCAAGGAAGTAATCCGTTCAGGGGTGCGCGATATGAACGAAATTAAAGCCCTCACCCGCGCCGGCATGGGCGCCTGTGGCGGAAAGACCTGTAGCAGCATCATCAAGCGCGCCTTTCGCGAGCTGGGCATACAGCCGGCAGAAGTCACCGAAAACACCCTGCGACCCTTGTTCATCGAAGTTCCTCTGGGTGTTTTTGCCGGGGTAAAGGATGAATGA